The Dehalococcoidales bacterium genome includes a region encoding these proteins:
- the rplN gene encoding 50S ribosomal protein L14, with amino-acid sequence MIQMNSRLKVADNSGAREIMCINVLGGTRRRYAYLGDTIVASVKKATPNAATKKGDVVRAVVVRTVYPFRRPDGSYIKFDENAAVILSDKNNPKGTRIFGPVARELRDKQYTKIVSLAPEVL; translated from the coding sequence ATGATTCAGATGAATTCCAGACTCAAGGTAGCCGATAACTCCGGGGCACGTGAGATAATGTGCATCAACGTCCTGGGCGGCACCCGGCGCCGGTACGCCTATCTCGGCGATACCATCGTGGCCTCGGTAAAGAAAGCCACCCCCAATGCCGCCACCAAGAAGGGCGACGTGGTACGGGCGGTGGTAGTGCGTACCGTCTACCCTTTCCGCCGGCCGGACGGCTCTTACATTAAATTCGATGAAAACGCGGCGGTTATCCTGAGCGATAAGAACAACCCCAAGGGCACCCGCATTTTCGGCCCGGTAGCCAGGGAACTGAGAGACAAGCAGTATACCAAAATTGTCTCGCTGGCGCCGGAGGTATTATAA
- the rplW gene encoding 50S ribosomal protein L23, which produces MHLYEVLRRPLITEKSTALQDLNKYVFEIADGANKLMIKQAVEKAFKVTVMGVNVVTVRGKTKRMGRRMVHTLPWKKAIVTLKAGDKIEYFEGV; this is translated from the coding sequence ATGCATCTTTATGAGGTGCTGCGCCGTCCGCTGATTACGGAAAAAAGCACGGCATTGCAGGATTTGAATAAATACGTCTTTGAAATCGCTGACGGGGCCAACAAGCTGATGATAAAACAGGCGGTGGAAAAAGCGTTCAAAGTCACGGTCATGGGAGTCAACGTGGTCACCGTGCGCGGCAAGACCAAGCGAATGGGACGCCGGATGGTGCACACTTTGCCCTGGAAAAAAGCAATCGTCACCCTCAAGGCGGGGGACAAAATAGAGTACTTTGAAGGCGTATAG
- the rplD gene encoding 50S ribosomal protein L4: MQVPVFNIAGEEVRKIDISDAVFGVPFNETVVHQVMVGLQANARQGTAASKTRGMINGSTKKLYRQKGTGNARAGSKKSPTRRGGGVAFGPHPRDYRQDTPKKMRRLALRCLLSSKAGEGDLKVLDAFDFTEVKTKNMINVLNALGIESSALIVTPATEANVVKSARNIPAVTTMPASVLNVIDIMSHKTLLMTEAAVRVAEKLWDNGAAKGGE; the protein is encoded by the coding sequence GTGCAGGTTCCAGTTTTTAACATTGCCGGTGAAGAAGTCCGGAAAATAGATATAAGCGATGCCGTTTTCGGCGTGCCGTTCAATGAGACGGTCGTCCACCAGGTAATGGTCGGTTTGCAGGCCAACGCCCGCCAGGGCACGGCGGCCAGCAAGACCCGCGGCATGATCAACGGCAGCACCAAGAAGCTTTACCGGCAGAAGGGCACCGGCAACGCCCGCGCCGGCAGCAAGAAATCCCCTACCCGCCGCGGCGGCGGCGTGGCTTTCGGGCCCCACCCGCGGGACTACCGCCAGGATACACCCAAGAAAATGCGCCGTTTAGCCCTGCGCTGCCTCCTTTCCTCCAAAGCCGGCGAAGGCGATTTGAAAGTGCTGGACGCTTTTGACTTCACCGAGGTCAAGACCAAAAATATGATAAACGTGCTGAATGCACTGGGCATAGAGTCCTCCGCCCTCATCGTCACCCCCGCGACGGAGGCAAACGTGGTAAAGTCAGCCCGCAACATCCCGGCCGTCACCACCATGCCGGCCAGCGTATTGAATGTTATAGATATCATGTCACACAAGACGCTGCTCATGACCGAGGCGGCCGTTCGCGTCGCGGAAAAGCTCTGGGACAACGGGGCAGCCAAAGGGGGCGAATAA
- a CDS encoding ribonuclease HI family protein: MSINKVTIYTDGAARGNPGPAAIGVVIKDETGHIAATVSRRLGPTTNNQAEYRAIIAGLEKAISLGARQVTVKSDSELMVKQLNGLYKIKNAALRPLYQEAVKLIGSLESFSISHIPRAQNAAADALANKALDSL; encoded by the coding sequence TTGAGCATCAACAAAGTCACGATATATACGGACGGCGCGGCGCGGGGCAACCCGGGGCCGGCGGCTATAGGGGTGGTCATTAAAGACGAGACGGGCCATATCGCCGCCACCGTTTCCCGCCGCCTCGGCCCTACCACCAACAACCAGGCGGAATACCGCGCCATCATCGCCGGTCTGGAAAAAGCCATCTCCCTGGGCGCCAGGCAGGTGACGGTGAAGTCCGACTCCGAGCTAATGGTGAAACAACTCAACGGACTCTACAAGATAAAAAACGCCGCCCTCCGCCCCCTGTACCAGGAAGCGGTGAAGCTGATAGGATCGCTGGAAAGCTTCAGTATTAGCCACATACCGCGCGCCCAGAATGCCGCCGCGGACGCCCTGGCCAACAAGGCGCTGGACAGCCTTTAA
- the rplB gene encoding 50S ribosomal protein L2, with amino-acid sequence MAIKIYRPTSPGRRNQSSYTFDEITRSKPEKSLTVAKKSKAGRNNRGKITVRHRGGGEKRKLRIIDFKRDKFDIPGKVASIEYDPNRSARIALIYYVDGEKRYIIAPVGLNVGDTVMSGNNAEIKPGNSMPMKLMPTGIEIHNIEVQKGRGGQMVRSAGGSAQLMVKEGDNVLIRLPSGEIRRILSECIATVGQIGNLEHQNISLGKAGRKRHMGWRPTVRGSVMSPRDHPHGGGEGRSPIGMPGPKTPWGKPALGYKTRKPKASDKLIVKRRGK; translated from the coding sequence GTGGCTATAAAAATATATCGTCCGACCTCTCCCGGCCGGCGCAACCAGAGCAGCTATACCTTCGACGAGATTACCAGGAGCAAGCCGGAGAAATCGCTGACTGTGGCCAAGAAAAGCAAAGCCGGGCGCAACAACCGCGGCAAAATCACCGTGCGCCACCGCGGCGGCGGCGAAAAGCGCAAACTGCGCATTATAGATTTCAAGCGGGACAAGTTCGATATCCCCGGCAAGGTTGCCTCCATCGAGTACGACCCCAACCGCTCGGCGCGCATCGCCCTCATCTACTACGTGGACGGGGAAAAGCGCTACATCATCGCGCCGGTCGGCCTGAATGTCGGCGATACGGTGATGTCCGGCAACAACGCAGAAATTAAACCGGGCAACTCCATGCCCATGAAACTGATGCCCACCGGCATCGAGATACATAACATCGAGGTACAGAAAGGGCGCGGCGGCCAGATGGTGCGCAGCGCCGGCGGCTCCGCCCAGCTGATGGTCAAGGAAGGCGATAACGTCCTTATCCGCCTCCCCTCCGGCGAAATCCGCCGCATCCTGAGCGAGTGCATCGCCACCGTGGGGCAAATCGGGAACCTGGAGCACCAGAATATCAGCCTGGGCAAGGCCGGGCGCAAGCGGCACATGGGCTGGCGTCCCACCGTTAGAGGCTCGGTAATGAGCCCCCGCGACCATCCCCATGGCGGCGGCGAAGGCCGCTCCCCCATCGGTATGCCTGGACCCAAGACACCGTGGGGCAAACCGGCCCTCGGCTACAAGACCCGCAAGCCGAAGGCATCCGATAAATTGATTGTAAAACGCAGAGGCAAATAG
- the rpsG gene encoding 30S ribosomal protein S7 — MARRARSVKREIVPDAKYRSVTVSQLIIKVMERGKKRTAENIVYNALEKLGQHVSKDPAAALEQAVKNVTPLLQVKPRRVGGATYQVPVEVAPDRGLFLALTWLIASARSRKGKAMNEKLADELSEAFQGQGNTIKKREDTHKMAEANRAFAHYRW, encoded by the coding sequence ATGGCGAGAAGAGCTAGATCAGTAAAAAGAGAAATCGTTCCGGATGCCAAGTACCGCAGCGTTACGGTATCGCAGCTTATTATTAAAGTAATGGAGCGCGGTAAGAAAAGAACGGCGGAAAACATCGTTTACAATGCACTGGAGAAACTGGGACAGCACGTCTCCAAGGACCCGGCGGCGGCGCTGGAACAGGCGGTTAAGAACGTTACCCCCCTCCTCCAGGTAAAACCGCGGCGTGTCGGCGGCGCTACGTACCAGGTCCCGGTGGAAGTCGCCCCGGACCGCGGTCTGTTCCTTGCCCTCACCTGGCTGATTGCATCCGCCCGGTCAAGAAAAGGCAAGGCGATGAATGAAAAACTGGCTGATGAGTTGTCCGAGGCCTTCCAGGGACAGGGAAACACGATTAAGAAGCGTGAAGACACGCATAAAATGGCCGAGGCTAACCGTGCCTTTGCCCATTACAGGTGGTAG
- the rplV gene encoding 50S ribosomal protein L22: MEVKAIAKDTGMPASKMRPLVDMVRGKRVDEALNLLRYAPSPKARLIAKVVRSAVANAENNFQMDPADLIVVKINVDVARSMRRFRARSRGRASPLHKNSSHVTVIVAEQEG; this comes from the coding sequence GTGGAAGTAAAAGCTATAGCTAAAGACACCGGCATGCCCGCCAGCAAGATGCGGCCACTGGTGGACATGGTGCGGGGCAAGAGAGTTGACGAAGCGCTGAACCTGCTGCGCTACGCTCCGTCACCCAAGGCGAGGCTTATCGCCAAGGTGGTACGTTCCGCCGTGGCTAATGCGGAAAACAACTTTCAGATGGACCCCGCGGACCTCATAGTGGTCAAGATTAATGTAGATGTCGCGCGCAGCATGCGCCGCTTCCGGGCGCGGTCGAGGGGGCGGGCCAGCCCCTTACATAAGAATTCCAGCCACGTCACCGTGATAGTTGCAGAGCAGGAGGGCTAA
- a CDS encoding type I 3-dehydroquinate dehydratase — translation MAGERPKICAVITSDDITAVSRAETAVDLWEVRIDLIGKGWREIAGTLKKPWIACNRRVEEGGKWQDGEPRRIEELLSALELGADTIDIELATPGVETIVQQIKERAECLVSCHNLEETPPLDRLKQIVINQLAAGADICKVVTAARCFRDNLEMLQLITDFQNVQISAFATGAAGQLSRVLCPLAGGCFTYASLGEGKESAEGQVTVGELRKIYAILEGSADDWSDVQVDL, via the coding sequence TTGGCCGGGGAAAGACCTAAAATTTGCGCCGTCATTACTAGCGATGATATTACCGCCGTGAGCCGGGCGGAGACCGCCGTCGACCTCTGGGAGGTGCGTATCGACCTTATCGGCAAGGGGTGGCGGGAGATAGCGGGGACACTGAAAAAGCCCTGGATAGCCTGTAACCGCCGGGTGGAGGAGGGGGGCAAATGGCAGGACGGCGAGCCGCGGCGCATCGAGGAGCTTTTAAGCGCCCTGGAACTGGGGGCGGATACTATTGATATCGAGCTGGCCACGCCGGGGGTGGAAACAATCGTTCAGCAAATCAAGGAGCGCGCCGAATGCCTCGTTTCCTGCCACAACCTGGAGGAAACACCGCCGCTGGACCGCCTGAAGCAGATCGTCATCAACCAGCTGGCGGCCGGGGCGGATATCTGTAAGGTCGTGACCGCGGCGCGCTGCTTTAGGGATAACCTGGAGATGCTGCAGCTCATCACGGACTTCCAAAACGTGCAAATCAGCGCCTTCGCCACGGGTGCGGCCGGGCAGCTTTCCAGGGTGCTTTGCCCGCTGGCCGGCGGCTGCTTTACCTACGCGTCTCTGGGCGAGGGAAAAGAGTCGGCGGAGGGGCAGGTAACGGTGGGAGAGCTGCGGAAAATTTACGCCATACTCGAGGGCAGCGCGGACGACTGGAGTGACGTTCAGGTAGACCTATGA
- the rpsS gene encoding 30S ribosomal protein S19 produces the protein MSRSTKKGPAVDEKLEKHVDAAIRSGKKTVIKTWARRSTILPQMVGLTIGVHDGRRHVPIYINENMVGHKLGEFAPTRTFRGHGTKSDKE, from the coding sequence ATGTCAAGATCTACTAAAAAGGGACCGGCAGTTGATGAAAAGCTGGAAAAACACGTAGACGCCGCGATACGCTCCGGCAAGAAAACCGTAATCAAGACCTGGGCGAGGCGCTCTACGATTTTACCGCAGATGGTGGGTTTAACAATCGGCGTGCATGACGGCCGCCGGCATGTGCCCATCTATATCAACGAAAACATGGTCGGCCATAAACTCGGCGAGTTTGCCCCTACCCGCACCTTCAGAGGGCACGGGACCAAGTCAGATAAAGAGTAA
- the rplC gene encoding 50S ribosomal protein L3: MTEGILGKKLGMTQIYGKGGKTEAVTAIQAGPCTVVQVKTMEKDGYVAAQLGFGEVKKNKTAAKKSKAKEKETVKFRYMREFRLENGPKVEAGQKIDVSLFKAGDIVDVCGISKGKGFAGGVKRYHFNGGPKTHGQSDRWRAPGSVGSNTSPGRVYKGLRMAGHMGSARVTVSNLEVLESDPARNLLLIKGAVPGMTNGLVLIQKTKREKK; this comes from the coding sequence ATGACTGAAGGAATTTTAGGTAAAAAACTGGGCATGACCCAGATCTACGGCAAGGGCGGCAAGACCGAAGCCGTAACCGCCATCCAGGCCGGGCCCTGCACCGTGGTGCAGGTCAAGACCATGGAGAAAGACGGTTACGTAGCCGCGCAGCTCGGCTTTGGCGAGGTGAAGAAGAACAAGACCGCCGCCAAGAAGAGCAAAGCCAAGGAAAAAGAGACGGTCAAGTTCCGCTACATGCGGGAGTTCCGCCTGGAAAACGGCCCCAAGGTTGAGGCCGGGCAGAAAATAGACGTCAGCCTGTTCAAAGCCGGAGACATCGTCGATGTATGCGGCATAAGCAAGGGTAAAGGGTTCGCCGGCGGCGTAAAGCGCTACCATTTCAACGGCGGTCCCAAAACCCACGGCCAGTCCGACCGGTGGCGCGCCCCCGGCTCCGTCGGCTCCAATACCAGCCCCGGGCGCGTGTATAAGGGACTGCGCATGGCGGGACACATGGGCAGCGCACGCGTCACCGTGAGCAACCTGGAGGTGCTGGAATCCGACCCCGCCCGCAATCTTTTGCTGATTAAAGGGGCGGTGCCGGGCATGACCAACGGACTGGTGCTGATACAAAAGACGAAGAGGGAGAAAAAGTAA
- the fusA gene encoding elongation factor G — translation MAGDKKVPREFPLEDIRNIGIIAHIDAGKTTVTERILYHTGKTYKLGEVHEGTAVMDWMDQERERGITITAAATTCYWLDHRINIIDTPGHVDFTAEVERSLRVLDGGVVVFDAVSGVEAQSETVWRQADRYKVPRICYINKMDRIGASFTRTISMIETRLLATPLPIHYPLGAEDRYHGVVDLVENKAWRFSGDPDTPREEMPVPEEEKERVEEARQHLIAKLAEHDDAMMIAFVEGKKVESAELKQALRRVTLAIKGVPVICGSALRNMGIQLLLDAIVDYLPSPLDVPPVDGTNPKTEEKITREASDDAPFSALAFKVVTDPFVGRLVYFRVYSGKVKVGAQVFNPTRERPERIGRLLLMHANHREDITSADTGSIVATLGLKNTFTGDTLCETAQSILLESIRFPEPVISIAVEPKTRADQDKLGEALQKLTEEDPTFKVNFNEETGQTVVSGMGELHLEVITSRLIREFNVGVKVGNPRVAYKETITMPVKAEGRFVRQSGGHGQYGVVNVAFEPQPRGKGFEFVDAIKGATIPRQYINPVKAGIKEAMETGVLAGYPVVDVKATLYDGSYHDVDSSEMAFKMAGSLAVREGVRKARPILLEPIMKLEVVTPEQFLGDIIGDLNSRRGRIGKIDPQGDTFIIHCLIPLAESFGYATGLRSLTQGRATHSLEFNSYEQLPSNMTDEILEKAVGKKNG, via the coding sequence ATGGCGGGAGATAAAAAAGTGCCCCGGGAATTTCCTCTGGAAGACATTCGCAATATAGGTATCATCGCCCACATCGATGCCGGCAAGACCACCGTCACCGAGAGGATACTTTATCATACGGGCAAGACCTATAAACTGGGCGAGGTGCATGAAGGCACGGCCGTCATGGACTGGATGGACCAGGAAAGGGAACGCGGCATTACCATCACGGCGGCGGCTACCACCTGCTACTGGCTGGACCACCGCATCAATATTATAGATACTCCCGGACACGTTGATTTCACCGCGGAAGTAGAGCGCAGCCTGCGCGTCCTGGACGGCGGGGTAGTCGTCTTCGATGCTGTTTCCGGCGTGGAAGCGCAGAGCGAAACAGTCTGGCGCCAGGCGGACAGGTACAAGGTGCCGCGCATCTGCTATATCAATAAAATGGACCGCATCGGCGCGAGTTTCACCCGCACCATCTCCATGATTGAAACGCGCCTTTTAGCCACCCCGCTCCCCATACATTACCCACTGGGCGCCGAAGACCGCTATCACGGCGTGGTGGACCTGGTGGAAAACAAGGCGTGGCGCTTCTCCGGCGACCCCGATACGCCGCGGGAAGAAATGCCCGTACCGGAAGAAGAAAAAGAGCGCGTGGAAGAAGCCCGGCAGCACCTGATTGCCAAATTAGCCGAGCATGACGACGCGATGATGATTGCCTTCGTGGAAGGCAAAAAAGTAGAGTCCGCGGAGCTGAAACAGGCTTTACGGCGCGTAACCCTGGCCATCAAAGGCGTGCCCGTTATCTGCGGCAGCGCCCTGCGCAACATGGGTATCCAGCTCCTGCTCGACGCTATCGTCGATTACCTGCCCTCCCCGCTGGATGTGCCGCCGGTGGACGGGACCAACCCCAAGACCGAAGAGAAAATTACCCGTGAAGCCAGCGATGACGCTCCCTTCTCCGCCCTGGCATTTAAAGTCGTGACCGACCCCTTCGTGGGCCGGCTCGTTTATTTTAGAGTCTATTCCGGTAAGGTTAAGGTGGGCGCTCAGGTGTTCAATCCGACCCGCGAAAGGCCGGAACGCATTGGCCGCCTTCTCTTGATGCACGCCAATCATCGCGAGGACATTACCTCCGCTGATACCGGCTCCATCGTTGCCACCCTCGGACTTAAAAATACCTTCACCGGCGATACCCTCTGTGAAACAGCCCAGTCCATCCTACTCGAATCCATCCGCTTCCCCGAACCTGTTATTTCCATCGCCGTCGAGCCCAAGACCCGGGCCGACCAGGATAAACTCGGCGAAGCTTTACAGAAACTGACGGAAGAAGACCCCACTTTCAAGGTGAACTTTAACGAGGAGACCGGCCAGACGGTAGTCTCCGGCATGGGCGAGCTGCACCTGGAAGTCATTACTTCACGGCTCATCCGCGAATTTAACGTGGGCGTGAAGGTAGGCAACCCGCGCGTGGCCTATAAAGAGACCATCACCATGCCGGTAAAAGCGGAAGGCAGGTTCGTCCGCCAGAGCGGCGGCCACGGCCAGTACGGCGTGGTCAACGTGGCTTTCGAGCCGCAGCCGCGCGGCAAGGGCTTCGAGTTCGTGGATGCCATCAAGGGCGCCACCATACCGCGGCAGTACATCAACCCGGTCAAGGCCGGCATTAAAGAAGCGATGGAAACCGGCGTACTGGCCGGCTACCCGGTGGTGGATGTCAAAGCCACCCTTTATGACGGCAGCTACCATGACGTAGACTCATCGGAAATGGCTTTCAAAATGGCTGGCTCGCTGGCCGTCCGCGAAGGCGTGAGGAAAGCCAGACCGATTTTGCTGGAACCCATTATGAAACTGGAAGTGGTGACGCCGGAACAGTTCCTGGGCGATATTATCGGCGACCTGAACTCACGGCGCGGGCGTATAGGCAAAATAGACCCTCAGGGAGATACTTTCATCATCCACTGCCTCATCCCCCTGGCGGAATCATTCGGCTACGCCACCGGCCTGCGCTCCTTAACGCAGGGGCGGGCCACCCACTCGCTGGAATTCAACAGTTACGAGCAACTGCCGTCTAACATGACGGACGAGATTTTAGAAAAGGCTGTAGGCAAGAAAAATGGCTAA
- the aroB gene encoding 3-dehydroquinate synthase, which produces MKIVKVTLAAKSYEIRVGSGIMADAGLWLKEQGLAGKAVIITDSNVGPLYAAALGKSLAGAGFKVTVILIPAGEEQKTLAVAGLLYKKLAANYAERSTSVLALGGGVVGDLAGFVAATYMRGVPLVQLPTTLLAMVDSSVGGKTAVDHGQMKNIVGAFYQPRLVIADIDTLKTLPQKELSNGLAEVIKAAAIFDEDFFRFLEEHMGQAMAFAPDVLEEIVIRSISHKAEIVGRDEKESGERILLNYGHTVGHAVEAVSGFTLKHGQAVALGMLAENRIAVKMGMLSEGDAARIETLIRQAGLPFILPNFTEAEKEKVLEFIKHDKKVLNDRVRFVLLEGIGRSVVSDAVGPGLVKEVLFGRGKT; this is translated from the coding sequence ATGAAAATAGTTAAAGTTACCCTCGCCGCTAAAAGCTATGAGATACGGGTGGGGAGCGGGATAATGGCGGACGCCGGTCTGTGGCTTAAGGAACAGGGACTGGCCGGTAAAGCGGTAATCATCACGGACAGCAACGTGGGGCCGCTTTACGCCGCAGCGCTGGGAAAAAGCCTGGCTGGAGCCGGATTCAAAGTAACGGTTATCCTGATACCCGCCGGGGAAGAGCAAAAGACATTAGCTGTTGCCGGTCTGCTTTATAAAAAACTCGCGGCTAACTACGCGGAGAGAAGCACGTCCGTGCTGGCGCTGGGGGGTGGGGTAGTCGGCGATCTCGCCGGTTTTGTGGCCGCCACCTATATGCGCGGGGTGCCCCTGGTTCAGCTGCCTACCACTCTCCTGGCGATGGTGGACAGCAGCGTGGGGGGCAAGACCGCCGTTGACCACGGCCAGATGAAAAACATCGTCGGCGCATTCTACCAGCCGCGACTGGTTATCGCGGATATCGATACGTTAAAAACTCTCCCCCAAAAAGAGCTGAGCAACGGTCTGGCGGAGGTTATCAAGGCAGCGGCGATATTCGACGAAGATTTTTTCCGGTTCCTGGAAGAGCATATGGGGCAGGCCATGGCCTTTGCCCCAGACGTTTTGGAGGAAATCGTTATCCGGAGTATTTCACATAAAGCGGAAATCGTGGGCCGCGACGAAAAAGAGTCCGGCGAGCGCATTCTCCTGAACTACGGGCATACCGTCGGTCACGCCGTCGAGGCGGTCTCCGGCTTTACCCTGAAGCACGGGCAGGCGGTGGCGCTGGGCATGCTGGCGGAAAACCGCATCGCGGTAAAAATGGGTATGCTTTCGGAAGGAGACGCCGCCCGGATTGAAACGTTAATCAGGCAGGCCGGTTTGCCGTTTATTTTGCCGAATTTTACGGAAGCGGAAAAAGAAAAGGTGCTGGAATTCATCAAACATGATAAAAAAGTCTTGAACGACCGTGTCCGGTTCGTGCTGCTTGAAGGCATCGGCCGTTCGGTAGTATCGGATGCCGTTGGACCGGGACTGGTTAAGGAGGTACTCTTTGGCCGGGGAAAGACCTAA
- the rplP gene encoding 50S ribosomal protein L16: MDQPKRVKYRKSQRGSRRGKAHAGNTVSFGEYGLQAMESAWLTSAQIEAARRAITRHIRRGGQVWIRIFPDKPVTKKPAETRMGSGKGLPDHWVAVVKAGRVMFEMSGVGEKVAKDAIRLAAHKLPLKTRFVYKESLATGADEVAK, from the coding sequence ATGGATCAGCCCAAGCGTGTAAAATACCGGAAATCACAACGGGGCTCCCGCCGCGGTAAAGCCCATGCCGGCAATACCGTGAGCTTTGGGGAATACGGGCTCCAGGCAATGGAGTCCGCCTGGCTAACCAGCGCCCAGATAGAGGCGGCACGCCGCGCCATTACCCGCCATATCCGCCGCGGCGGCCAGGTGTGGATACGCATTTTCCCGGACAAGCCCGTGACCAAGAAGCCCGCGGAAACCCGTATGGGCAGCGGCAAGGGACTGCCGGACCACTGGGTGGCAGTCGTTAAGGCCGGGAGAGTCATGTTTGAAATGTCCGGCGTGGGGGAAAAGGTGGCCAAGGATGCCATCCGCCTCGCCGCCCACAAATTGCCCTTGAAAACGCGTTTCGTCTATAAAGAAAGTCTCGCCACCGGCGCGGATGAGGTGGCAAAGTAG
- the rpmC gene encoding 50S ribosomal protein L29: protein MASKVKDVRELSTEDLAKLLEDTHQELFNLRFRLSTKQLVNHREVRRVRRKVARIKTIIAERQLGIR, encoded by the coding sequence ATGGCGTCTAAAGTTAAGGATGTAAGAGAATTAAGCACGGAAGACCTGGCGAAGCTGCTGGAAGACACCCACCAGGAGCTGTTCAACCTGCGCTTTCGCCTCTCCACCAAGCAGCTCGTAAATCACCGCGAGGTCCGGCGGGTCAGACGGAAGGTTGCCCGCATCAAGACCATCATCGCGGAAAGACAACTGGGGATAAGGTAG
- the rpsL gene encoding 30S ribosomal protein S12: MPTINQLVRKGRRKATTKDKTPALTFTYNSLKNRVLQGKSSPQKRGVCIQVKTTTPKKPNSALRKIAKVRLTNHIEVTAYIPGEGHELQEHSVVLIRGGRVPDLPGVRYHIIRGTMDTTGVQNRKQGRSKYGAKKAKAKAAEA, translated from the coding sequence ATGCCAACAATAAATCAGCTGGTCCGCAAAGGGCGGCGCAAGGCAACCACCAAGGACAAAACGCCGGCACTCACGTTCACCTATAACTCACTGAAAAACCGTGTATTGCAGGGTAAAAGTTCCCCGCAGAAACGCGGCGTTTGCATCCAGGTAAAGACCACCACCCCCAAGAAACCTAATTCCGCTTTGCGCAAGATAGCCAAGGTAAGGCTGACTAACCATATCGAGGTCACCGCTTATATCCCCGGCGAGGGCCACGAGCTCCAGGAACACTCGGTCGTACTTATCCGCGGCGGCCGCGTCCCGGACCTACCCGGCGTCCGCTATCACATCATCCGGGGGACCATGGATACCACCGGCGTACAGAACCGCAAGCAGGGCCGCAGTAAATACGGCGCCAAGAAAGCTAAAGCCAAAGCCGCTGAGGCCTAA
- the rpsQ gene encoding 30S ribosomal protein S17, whose amino-acid sequence MEIKRKTRYGKVVSDIMNKTVVVAVDTPRRHPLYKKIIRRVVKYYAHDENKISKIGDTVKIEETRPLSKLKRWRVIEIVTKGEVAEIKPEEITN is encoded by the coding sequence ATGGAAATAAAACGCAAGACCAGGTACGGTAAAGTAGTCAGCGATATCATGAACAAGACCGTGGTCGTTGCCGTGGATACGCCCCGGCGTCACCCGCTATATAAGAAGATCATCCGCCGGGTGGTTAAATACTACGCTCATGATGAAAACAAGATAAGCAAGATTGGCGATACCGTGAAAATCGAGGAGACCCGCCCGCTCTCCAAACTGAAGAGATGGCGCGTTATTGAGATAGTAACCAAAGGCGAAGTGGCGGAAATCAAGCCGGAAGAAATAACGAACTAG
- the rpsJ gene encoding 30S ribosomal protein S10 gives MAKQKIRIKLKGYDHKVVDLSARQILEAVESTGAVAVGPVPLPTTIQKFSVIRSPFIDKDSQEQFEIRTHKRLIDIIETTSKTIDALTKLNLPSGVEIDIKL, from the coding sequence ATGGCTAAACAGAAAATCCGCATCAAACTCAAGGGCTATGACCACAAGGTGGTGGACCTATCGGCACGGCAAATTCTGGAAGCGGTGGAAAGCACCGGCGCGGTGGCCGTGGGACCGGTACCGCTGCCGACCACTATCCAGAAGTTCAGCGTTATCCGCTCCCCTTTCATCGATAAAGACTCCCAGGAGCAGTTCGAGATACGGACGCACAAGCGCCTGATAGATATCATCGAGACTACTTCCAAAACTATCGATGCGCTGACCAAGCTGAACCTGCCGTCCGGCGTGGAAATAGATATCAAGCTTTAA